A region from the Lemur catta isolate mLemCat1 chromosome 7, mLemCat1.pri, whole genome shotgun sequence genome encodes:
- the LOC123642182 gene encoding collagen alpha-1(XVII) chain-like: protein MATCKPLVQGVDTAGLTSPGRAGAAHGPREEAGGVGRRSLHRQAPPALGLPGARAPPPPSGYRCPTPATEPLEKPPGGGHCTCQPEEGGPAAKPALPTCPGRVESCSQLSRQVPTREEEETNTLTHQVLLNPSSDPAPGPGPVGLRSDPSPRFCQPRTSYRWSHEQEPAPSTPTGHEAGAPGWQEGPRKTLLRGTSESVGSSRRAQVPTCRLSWEQDSTWGGRRGSSGFGTGPPSSGSTGTVCARLAHPPPGRQGFVWATSCPQLPPQAAGRGIAGAGLSRTGNGHSSRPGPSPDSVATSHMGLRALQRSPDSPFSSPALPRFHPASSRASPGGVGCALFPGEPAPIRLLLRPQLLTPSLGLRSGQGQSALCPRPSSRQATQPVSTTPQTPAAVASPPLPTREAWLSLFCGRGHGASQELVQTPVCLLQRPLNPRPWEGRGQSQNSQQP from the exons ATGGCCACATGCAAACCTTTGGTTCAGGGTGTAGACACAGCTGGGCTGACATCCCCGGGCAGGGCAGGAGCAGCGCACGGCCCCAGGGAGGAGGCGGGTGGTGTGGGAAGGAGGTCGCTGCACAGACAAGCACCACCTGCCCTCGGGTTGCCGGGGGCCCGTGCGCCCCCTCCTCCCTCGGGGTACCGCTGCCCCACACCAGCCACAGAGCCCCTCGAAAAGCCCCCAGGAGGTGGGCACTGTACCTGTCAACCGGAGGAGGGCGGGCCAGCAGCAAAGCCCGCGCTGCCCACATGCCCTGGCCGGGTGGAGTCCTGCTCCCAGCTCAGCCGGCAG GTTCCCACACGTgaggaggaagaaacaaacaCGCTCACTCACCAGGTCTTGCTAAACCCGTCCTCTGACCCAGCCCCGGGTCCCGGCCCAGTGGGTTTAAGAAGTGACCCCTCACCTCGATTCTGCCAGCCCCGAACCAGCTACCGCTGGAGCCACGAGCAAGAACCAGCCCCTTCCACACCCACTGGTCACGAAGCAGGAGCTCCCGGGTGGCAGGAGGGGCCTAG gaagacCCTCCTCCGAGGCACGTCAGAGTCcgtgggcagcagcaggagggcccAGGTCCCCACCTGCCGGCTAAGTTGGGAGCAGGACTCCACTTGGGGCGGCCGCAGGGGCAGCTCGGGCTTTGGGACTGGCCCACCCTCCTCCGGGTCGACAGGTACAGTGTGCGCCCGGCTGGCCCACCCTCCTCCGGGTCGACAG GGGTTTGTCTGGGCCACTTCCTGTCCTCAGCTGCCTCCGCAGGCTGCAGGTCGAGGCATCGCGGGGGCCGGGCTGAGCCGGACGGGCAACGGCCACAGCTCGAGGCCGGGgccttccccagacagtgtggCCACATCCCACATGGGCCTCAGAGCCCTCCAGCGCTCACCCGACAGCCCCTTCTCCTCACCTGCCCTGCCCCGATTCCACCCAGCATCCTCCCGGGCCTCCCCAGGAGGTGTGGGGTGTGCCCTTTTCCCCGGGGAACCGGCCCCCATCAGGCTCCTACTCAGACCCCAGTTGCTGACGCCCAGTCTCGGCCTGAGGTCGGGGCAAGGTCAGAGTGCGCTGTGTCCCAGGCCCAGCTCCAGGCAGGCCACACAGCCGGTGAGCACCACACCCCAGACCCCAGCGGCCGTGgcgtccccacccctgcccactaGGGAAGCCTGGCTCTCCCTGTTCTGTGGCCGAGGTCACGGGGCCAGCCAGGAGCTGGTGCAAACCCCGGTCTGTTTGCTCCAGAGACCCCTAAATCCCCGTCCCTGGGAAGGGAGGGGCCAGTCACAAAATTCCCAACAGCCCTGA